AACTGAATGCTTTTTGTTAACAAGATACACACCCCGCACTTTTGCAGAAACCCACCTCTCCTAGACGGACTAACAGCAGGTTAAGACAGACATCCATCGGGGGCTTGAAATTGGCAGAATCCTACTTTGAGGTCTAAGCAGATATAGGGCTCTTCCATCAATTGAATGTGATTCCGTGTTAACAAACTTAACTCTGACGTCCCCGATGCCAGAGGCCAAACAAAAGAGCCTTTTAATTTGTAACCATATATGAGTAAGCCCACACTCCGCACAATACAAGGGAATGACAGATGGAGGCTTCCTACTCCAGGCATCTGACATTATTTTTAGTCCCACAGAGTGTATGTTTTATGGTCCTTGAAATAGGGCTCTTGTTTTGTAGACTCTGCATATGTAATTAATAACAGCTTGAGACAATTTATATACCCCCATCTGAGCAAAGCCGCTAAATATGCACAGTCCTCATTTTGTCAAACGAAAGGAAAACACACGCTCAAGATCGGGTGAGCGGCAATTTTTTCAGGACTGTTGAAGTTAAGAGTTTAAACGACAACGTCGGCCACACCAAGAGGACATGACTGTCCTGTGCCTTCCGGAATGAAGCTTTATCACCAGGTAGGAGAAGGGTGGATGACATTCATATTCCCGGCAGAGTTAACAACGCCCCCCTTCTCGCATCTCACAACTGCCCCGATCAATTAACAAAGCATGTTTTGTTTGGAGAATGAATGAGGACAGCTTTCTTCTGTGCATTTTATTAAAACTTGAAAGCTATGCCTTATGCCATAGATAATGCCTAGTGAGCTCCAACAGCCTAACGTCCAAATCGGACTCGCTAGCCATCCACCCAACTCACCATCGGTCATCTTGACATGGAGGGATATTCAGCGAGTCTGacgtttttatcatgaagggtTTTCTACCATCATGGAACAAATAAAGGTTCTTTGTATCAGTGGCTGGAAACGCAACACAAGACCTTTCTTCACACCGTAAGAACTGATAAATAGTTCACTGAGTGAaccaaagactttattttttcaaaagcagaTAACACCAAAGTACTATGAAGTATCCGTATTTGTTGCAAAAATAATTACTGGAACTTTCAAAACATCGAATGAATAAGCTGGATCACTGGTTACAGCTATAATTTTTGGCCAATATACAGATTTTCGTTCCAGGTCTAGGCTTGATTTCTACATATTATTATTCACATGCATTCCCTGTGCCTATTTATTATCAAAACGGGGACTCTCGAGGAAGTCGAGCCCAGCTTTATCTTGATTTCAGAGATGACGCAGCACTAACTGAGAACTCTGGCTTGTTGATTGAGTCCTAGAAATAATGTCTTCTGATGTCCTACAAcaaattctatttctgaaaaataaaatcagaatttagaTTCCTTTGAAGCGTCAGGTCCCCAAGCTCTCCAGCACCATGGTACCCAGATGTGCTCACCCTGTGCattcctctgtctctctaaaCACACCACTGGGTTTCCCAAAGAGGTCCCCCTTGAAGAGTCCCATTACAGATGTTTTTAAGAACTGCACTAAACCCAAGTAGAGGCAGTggataaaaggataaaattatCCATTGCTTTTTCTGttaaggaccaaaaaaaaaaaaaaaaaagaatgcattgaTCAATAGGAAGTGGTAGCAATCATATGGTTAAGAAAAATGGttctatatttcaaaatgaagacGAAAAGGAGGTCAGAAAAAATGGTTGTTAAGACAAACAATTCctctagaagaaaaaaagcccTTCCCCGGAAGGGGCTGAGGATCTGGTGCCGAGaatggggttggggggcggggggcaggtcCGCGGTACCTGCATCTCCAGCTCACATGTAGGACCTCGTGGGTGGGAATAGCTCCCCCTGGcacttaaaaaaggaatgaagaaagtaAAGTGAATTTGTGTGCtaatgaaaagcccacagtgacaGGCTCTGAGAGCCAAGCCCTTCGCCGACGAGGCAAAGATTTTTGTCACCAGAAATGGGAACAGGTGGACGGACGCAGGCACTAAAGGCGGAGTCGGCCGTATTCGGGCCAGAACAGTCTTGAAAAATAAGGCAACCTGTGGCTTCTCAGCTTGAGACCTCCCCCCAGAAAGGCCCACGGAGGCAAGAAGTGAAGCCAGCCGATGGCCAATCGCCAGAAGACATTCCGATGGGGCAACAGTCAGGTGGGGTGACTTGGCGACACGGTAGGTGGGAACCAGCACTCGAGGTGAATGTCTTTGCATGTCCTGTGCACACCTCCAAGCAGCAATCTCTGGGGTTCTGGAGGAGGTGTGTTACTTTTGcgatattttttcccccaaaagaagaCACGAAGGTGAAGCCCCTGGAGAGATGCGGCTACCGAGGtgggacccccccacacacacacaccaggggcGGGATGGGGTGAGAGGCGGAGAGCGCTTCCGGCAGCATGCAGCGCCCTGCAGGTCGGGCCGAGTCCTACAAGCGCTTGTAGGTGCCCAGGAGAGCTTTGCAGTTGGGACAGTAGTGGTCCACGTCCTGCAGGGCATCCACACAGAAGGGGATGAAGCAGCAACCCGCTATGCACCTGGaggacaaaaacagacacagagcgTGTCACCCTCTGTCACAGTTGTGGATGGTGGCCACCAAAAAGGTCGGCCGTCCTAAGCCCACAGGAACTCTGGTTCTGACCGTCCTTAGGAccagggtctttgcaggtgtcaCAAATGATCTCAAGATGGGATCGTCCTGGAAGACCCAGGGGGGCTCCCTCAACTCAAAGACtgatgtccttacaagaagaggagggGATACACAGAAAGACAGGGAGGGATAAAGGCCACGTGATGATGCGGGCAGAGACTGAAGTCTTGCAGCCACGAGCCAAGGACCCTAGAGTCTCCACCCGAGGGAGCACAGCACCTTGACTGTGGACTTGTGTTGCAGCTTCCAAAATTGTGAGAGAATAGATTTGTATTGTTTGAAGCCGCCACGTTTGTGGTTATCTGTCACGGCAACGAATACAGCAACCCACTCCGAGCCTGTTCTCTCAAGACAGACCGTCCTGGGGGTATTTTCAACTCTTGGGGCATGCCAGCATCTTTCAGTCTTAGATTGGGGTCAGTGACCTTCCTGTGTCAAGGGCCAGATGGTACATATTTTAGGCTACACAGACCTTGTTCTGCCAAAACCGCCACAGATAATCTGTAAACAGTGTGGTATGTTCCCATAGAACTAaaatgggctggatttggccccaGGGTTGTAGTCTGCTAACCCCGGTGTCTAGACTGATTATTCTTCCATATGGAGAGGGCGCTTCTTACGGTAACCACCAAACAAAATTCCCCAAATAACATCTCTTAATGTACATAATCCATTCCCAAAGAGGTCCCCCCATTATCTGTGCACCCAGGTAGGAGTTTCAGACAGCCTGTGGTAGAATAAGAAATAGATCTGGTCTCtctccccagttcctggcaaTTAGCTCCAAAAGTCTGGGAATTTCCTGAGTGACCGGAGTGAGTGCCTTCCGTTATTCAAAACAAGCCCCTTTCAATCACACCTGATTTTATGCTAATAAGGCGACCAGGGCAGGGTCCCTGCCTTAGGAtagggctggtcaccagaaagatccTTGGTTCGTGGTTCCAAGGTTAGAAGTTTCAGCCCCAGCCACAGACCTCAGGGAGGGGACAGGCGCTGGGGTCAGGTTATAAAAACACTTGAACAACTATATTTGCAGCACTTCAGGATTGGTAACCGCATCCTCATGCCAAGAGAGCGGGTAACACCCCAGGTCTACAGGGACACAAGCTCTTGCACTGGGGACCCTTCTTGACCTCGTCCTCTGTCCCTCTTCATCAAGCTGTTGCTCATGTGTGTCCTTCAtgataaactggtaaatgtaaataaagtgccttcctgagttctgtgagctgctctagcaaattagcAAACCGGAAGAAAGGATGGTAGGACCCTCAATTTATAGCTGGTTGTCAGAAATCCGGGTGGCCTGAGGCTTGTGACTCACATCTCTACTGGGGGGCAGTCTAGGGCACTGGGTCCTTAAGCCGTGGGCTCTGCACTAACTCCAagtagtgtcagaactgaatggAATCACCAGACACCCAGCTGCTGTTGGAGAGCTAGACGGTATCAGAAAACACCCCCACAGCCTTACAACCAGTGTTGGTCCAAATTTagttaaaaatcaacattttataaCGCAAGCATGGGGAATATAATCCATAACACTGTCATAACTTGACAGGGCGACAGATGGTCAACAAGACCTATCATGGtgattttataatgtataaaaatatcgaATCACTATCTTCTAGGTCTGAAACTGATATactattgtatgtcaattatgattcagttaaaaaaaaaaacaaaaaaacaagttacAGTAAAACAATGATTTACATAAAGGAGAAACAGGATACAGCCTGATGAGGAAACAACCTCATGCAAAAAACTTCCTCCTACTGCCTAAGTTTACCCAAATTCAAGTAAGGGTGCCTCAGTGCATTAGCACTAAACATAACCGCGCGCTTACGAATACAGAGCTCCGAACTGTGGGACACACATATTCACTTATTTTATCCTCAACAACCCCCCTGGGCGGGGGCATTACTACCTCCAGTTTTCAGAGGAGGGaactggagcacagagaggtgaagtcacttgcccacagtcacacagcagTGAGAGGTAGGACTCGAACCCACAACGCCAcgtgaagggaagaaaaggagggagggacagaaaagCTGCCTCGATTTGAGAGCTAGATCAGCAGAGGCTGACATTCAAGAGTTCTCATCCTGTCTTTCCCTGGtttctaagatttaaaaaaaaaaaagcattttaataaaatgtccaAGGACGATGAGCTTTTATTTCACTGAAGACGTCAGCCTTCACTGCAGTCCCGTGGGCAGGACAGGGAATCCAGTGCCAAGAAACCTGTCTGCTCTCCTTTCTACCCCCACTGAACATGTGTGCTCAAGGAAGCTAAGCTCTCCGGGGCTTTGTGCCTCCCTTcgaaatgaagaagagaaatatCATTCCTTCTTAGGCTAAGCCACAAACAGGAACAAGCCAGTTGTACGAGAGGCCAGGGCTCCTAAAAGAGAAACGCACAGACACTGTTTCCTTCGAGGGAGAAAACAGAGCCAGGAATAAGGCGATTGCCTTTATctgtttggggaaaaataaataaataaataaactgtgcttCCTCAAATTTCTCCCAGAACAAAAACTATGATCTCTTTCAGTATAATACCCTTGGGGCAGACATAAAGACACACTTTCCCTGTGTAGACCATGGGAAAAATACTCGGGGTCCTAAAAGGATAAGAAGTGTTGAAGAGATGACTGTGAAGTATTTTAATGTGCAAGTTGTTCAAAGCTTCTCTCACAGTCGGGCAAACATTATTATTTAGGTCGTGAAattcttcaagaaaaagaaagaaagaaagaaagaaaaagacattcctCAGAATGTTGATTTTTAACTAAGACCGATGCCGGGGCTGCTGTGCTTGCCCTACACGCAGGGAGTGGTCTGAGCGGCACAGATAGACGTGCTGTGGTGGAGAAATCCTGCAAGAGAGGAACGAGGAGGAGCCTGGGGGCCGAGTGGGCCCCGGACTTACCCCAGCAGGCACAGGCTCCCGCAGGAGAGCCAGGTGAGGGCTCCAGCATTATAGGACAGCTGAGTCACGATCACCTTGTTGCAGGAAGGACAGCACATCTGGACCGGACGGTCAAAAAAGGAGACAGGCCGCTGCACGTACACGGTCTGCACAGCAACTGCGGGAACAGGTAGGGGCGATTGGTGAATGGGGAAAGCATCCATCAGACAACCAGGAGGGGGGGGCCCGGTCTCCATGGGGGGGCTGGCCCACCCACCGTTCATGAGAGCCAAACGGGgggagccacccacgtgtccacGGGTGAGCGAACGGATAAGCATGATGGGGGCTGGCCAGACAGTGGCGTCTCGCTTGGCCTCAAAAGGACATTCTGCCCCACGTTATAACACGGCCGAACCTTCGGGACATGACACTGAGGGACGTAAGCCAGCCACGGGACACACACGGCAGGATTTCACGTATATGAGGCACCCGGATCATCCAATTCACAGACAGAGAAGAGATGGTGGacgccaggggctgggagaggggcagggggtaACGGGGAGCTGCTGTTTGGCATGTATAGAATTTCCGTGATTACAAGATTTAAaaagttctgggcgcctgggtggctcagttggttgggcggctgccttcggctcaggtcatggtcctggagtccctggatcgggtcctgcatcgggctccctgctcggcggggagtctgcttctccctctgaccctcccccctctcatgtgcttgctctctctcattctctctctctcaaataaataaataaaatctttaaaaaaaaaaaaagatttaaaaagttccagaaaggggagggggttgggaggatgcgttagcccgttgatgggtattaaagagggcacgttctgcatggagcactgggtgttatacgcaaacaatgaatcatggaacactacatcaaaaactgatgatgtaatgtatggtggttaacataacaataaaaaaagtaaaaaacaaagttctagaaagggatggtggtgatgattgcacaacaatgtgaatgtgcttgtTAATGCCACTCAACTGTACCCCAAGAGACGCTTCTGGTGATCAATTTGACAGgatgtgtattttaccaaaacAGTGGCAGATTTCCAGCATTATCATTTGGGGCGCTCTCCACGCCCCTGACCTCCCCCTCCATGTGAGATGGGGAGAAGTTCCTGGAGCTGGGATTTGGCTCAGCACGACCAGGCTTTCGAACCCACTGACCACGGAATCGGGTGGGGAGTTTACTGCTGATGCAGGTTCCTtccccccggcccccccgccccccggccagGACATGAGGAGTCAGCAGGTCCGGGGCAAGGTCCCCAGAAGGCTCTTTCAGCAACCTGTGTGGTTCCACAAAGGTGGTCTGCAGATGGTAACTCCAGAAACGGTGATATGATGGGGTTTTAGCCTCAATTTTCTTCATccatagattagtggttgccaggggcaggggggatggggtttctttctggggtggtGGAAAGAGTCTGGAATGAGTGCTGATGCTTGCACAACTCTGTAACTATACTGACTGCACCGAATCAGATACCTTGAAAGACTAAACTCCAGGGGACAGGAACTATATCTCcgtaatgcttttatttttaaaaatggaagtaatagGGTTGTTGCCAGGATTCCATAAGATAAGGATAGTAAAGCAGCTCACACTCCAGGTCATGGCGAACCCTCAATTACACAATTCGTTCATTTCACATGGGGCTCTTGACTAAGTCCAACGCCCAGTGATAAGGCTGGTATTTACTGAGCCCGGGGACGCTGGCCCAGGCTTTGCAAGGAGTCTGGGAATCGAGCTGACACATGAAATGAGTACATAAAATCGTGCTAAAAAGAGAAAACGATAAGAAAAACTCGCACAGGCGTTCACAGCCACCAGAGGAGAGCCCGGAGTGATATAAATCGTTAAGTCCTTAGCATTCAGAATGTTTTTGGGTTTTGGCAAAGTTGTTTGAGCTCGTATTTCTGTCAAAGTGActtccttctgttcctttctgtggTGCTGGAATGCCATTTCTATAATCTATGTGTTAGGGGAAATTCATTGTTGTCCAAGCCAACAGAACTTAATACTCCTAGAAAGACTCTCCTTCCAGAAAAGCAGTATTTAAGCATACTTGACCACTCACATGTAAACTGTATTaaagtctttctctttttttttttggtgcaataaATTATTGATCAGAGCATGATCAGTCTCAAGTCACCTTGTTCTCTTCTATCTGAAGGGTCAAAGTTACTTGAACATGACGACAATAGCTCACTTTTATCAAAGGATTACTCACAGAACTTTATTTCATCTGAACAACTCACTGATGGAGGCACTTGATGAACCCTATTttataggtggggaaactgaggcaccaggcAGTCAGgcgaacccaggcagtctgactcacGGGCCTACTCTCTGAGCTGGCAATTCTTCCTCCTCAGCTGCTGGGGATGCTGATCAGCTACGCACCTGGGCACACCTGGGCAGCAGGAAGTCCCAAGGAGCAAGGCCACAAAGAAGTTGCTGGAAGGCAGGGAAGCCACGCAGGCGTGGGCTGGGCCAGTGTCTGCTCACCAGCTCCTAACTCCTGGCTgtttcttctccccccacccccactgcagcCCTGGCCTCAGCAGGAAGGGTGGGGGCCCTTAAAAGCCCACTCCCATTCCCCAGTTTCTCTGGGATTGTTGGTGGGCCTCTGTGGTTAGCACAAAGGGTCGCTTTGCGGCTGACTTGGGGGAGCTCATAAACTGCTTTGTTAGGGGAAAGATGTGAGCCCCCGAGGCGTGGAACCCAGAAGACCAGATGGGACACATTGCAGGACGAGGGGTCTAGCCGGACTGACCGGCACTTGGCTTAGACCCTTAAGCAGACGTGCTTCCGTGGCTCCCCTGATTCTCGCAGAGTCCCCAAGGCCAGGGTGGAGGGCCAAGGAGAGGTAAGGGGGGCGCGGGAGGTGGCACGTACTTGCATTGGCGTTGGGGCCGGGCATTGGCTGCGTGTAGTAGGCAGGCGGATTCATGCCCTTGCCGTCTGGGCCGGTCACCAGCCCTGTGGTCGGCCCCGGCACGAGGGCAGGAGGCATGGGGAAGTAACTGTTGACGGCCACTGTCTCGTCGTAGGATGGGGGTGCAGTTGGCACCGAGGAAGGCCCGGCGGCCGCCTGGTAGGATCCTGGAACAGACATTTTACCTAAAGCAAAACCAGAAGACACGGGATCAGAAATGCGAGTGacacccccctctccctctcccttttccacCTGAATCTTCCAATTTCTACCggacaaacagaaaacatgaagaCAAGGCTTGTGTCCAGCCTTGTCAAAAGCCAGAAAGGGAGCTAATGTCCCTCCCAGACCCAAGAATGATCACCCTAACAAGGGATTCCCTAAATGAAGCTAAAAGGTAAATACTTACAATCCCAAATCATCAAAACCTAGAAAAATGCCATGGGCACACATCACCCCACTTAGAGCAGAAGCTTTTCTTCTTCACACTTCAAAAGGACCAAGTAACAATGGCCTGCCTTTCACATGGAGCACTGTCTGCTTCTTTTTAACCACTGTGGTTTTTACTAAAagcattttaggggcgcctgggtggctcagtcgttaagcgtctgccttcggctcaggtcataatcccagggtcctgggatcgagccccgcatcgggctccctgctccgcgggaagcctgcttctccctctcccactccccctgcttgtgttccctctctcgctgtgtctctgtcaaataaataaataaaatctttaaaaaataaaaaaaataaaagcattttagaTGCCGGAAAAGACAAAGGCATTCAAACTCAACCACAGACTAGGAAGGCAGAGACGGACACACGGTGTGATGCCATTTACATCCAGAAGCAGGCAGAATGAGTCACGGGCCAGAAGTCAAGTCGGGGAAGCGGTTGTtcctggaggggtggggagtggaggctGGAAGGGGGGGTGCGGGGGTCTTCTAAGGGGCCGCTCCTGTGCTTTTTCTTCACCTGGGGGCGGTCACATGGTGTGCACACTACGTGAACATCCAAGTGGTACAATTACGATGTGTgcacttttctatttgtatgttatagttttaaaaagtaaacacacacacacacatgcacacgctgGCTCCCATTTCGAGAAAGGAGTATCGGAGCCAGGCACATATTTCCTTTTGTGAGGGCAAAGAAAGCGTCCCCCCTATTCCcgctcctgccccccccccccccccccaaccccccccccccggtgggGGCAGAGCTGATGCCCGCCTAGAATTACGTGGCCGGTACCCAGGGTGTGTTCCTGTTGCAGCCCTGTGCACAGCGGCCCCAGCCCCGGGACGGCTGGAAGACACAGTGCGGCCCTTGTGTCACCGTGTTTTTCTAAAGGGGCAGGGCTACTGCAGCCTCAGAAGATCCATTCAAACCTGCCTcaggagaaatggggaaatgagCTCCCAGGGCGGCGTGCCACGGTCCTGCCGCCTCTTCCCCCCCACACTCTGCCTCGTCTTTGGGAACCCATGGGAAGCGGAGGCAGCAATTAATTCTGCCGCGGGGAGAAGGGGAGACTCCTTCGAGGAAGCTCTCTGTCTTTAAGCAGAGACGGAAAGAGATTtctctgggggaggagaggacaggGGATTTCggaggggaaagagaagcatCGGAAAGTGGACACATGTCAAAGAGAGTCAATAAATAAAGCTAGACAGGTTGGGGCCGGGTTGTAGGAAATCTGAAAGCCCTATGGAGGTATTTGGGATTTACTGTATAAGTCTGCCTGCTGGAACCTTGTGGAAGAATGGAAATGTTCTCCATCTGGGCTGTCCGATATGGTTGCCCAgcagcaccccccccacacacacacaacactcaGCCACTGGCATTCAGTGCGGCCTCTGGGACCCAGGAATTGaatttttacattgtatttcAAGGTtacatgatttaaaatttaaaatccaggggcgcctgggtggctcagtcggttaagcgtccgactctcgatttcggctcaggtcatggtctcagggtcgtgagatcccacccgacgttgggctctgcactcagcacggagtctgcttaagattctctccctctctctctgccccttggcCCCACTCgcatactctctccctctctcttaaaaaaaataataaattaaacaaatCTAATACACCATGCAATTACTGGAAAATTCCATAAGCTTACAGAAACTTAAGTTTTCCCACCTTTCCGAGGGGCAACTTGGCTATGTGAATCTACTTTTCCAACAGCGAACGTCATGGGCTCTGAATCTAGATCAAACATTTCTGACAAAATACTAGCATCCAATTTGGGATATGACGTCAACATAAAATACACCCTGGATTTTGAGAAATTGTAAAACATTCACATGAAATATTCCATTCGTAATTTTTTTATACTGGCAATGATAACATTTTAGATAAGTGAAGTTAAGTAAAACTCATTGTTGCAATTCCTTTCACccgtttttgtattttttaaaaacatggctaCTAAGAAATGTTTAAACTACCCACGTGGCTCACACTTTCCTGCTTCTACAGGACGGCAGAACAATGGAACACAGGGAGTCATGGAAGGTTATAGAGAAGAGGAAAGGTCCAACCCTAGAAAGCATAGATGAAGCAGGTCTGTCGGAGCAAGAGGCAAACCTTGGAAGGGCCCTGGGTGTTGGGGGGGGTATGGTGGGTGGCGGCCACATCCAAGTCTGCGGGGATAGTTAATcaggaggaaggcagaagggGAGCTGACGAGATCGCAGGGCATCTTTGTGCAAACGGGTCCCGggtataaaaatgagaaaacgaTTGTGCACAGTGGTTATACAATGTTGTCAGTTTCCTCTGACAGACAGGaacagaaaagcagaaggaagaagggaggtaGCCCCAGGACACTTCTTCACCAGGCTCACCCCCCGAAGCTGGCTGATGTTCCTTCCCCAGGAACACCgcccccccgaccccccaccccccacccccgcccccagctgccGCTTCTGGCCCCACCAGACTCCGGGTGGCGGCCGGCCGCCTCCCTTGTTTGCTGGAGGAATTCACAACCTCGCTGAACATCAAGGACTCGCTGTCCCTTCCTGTCTCAGGAAAGGCAGACCCCCAGCTGCCTACACAATTTATTATGAAAACTGACTCACAGCAGAAAACCGCAAGGGCCAAAAACACCAGGGCGGACAGAGGGCCTAAAATAGTACGGTGTGCTGCGGTGGCAAGCAGACAGCtttgggaggggaaaggagatcTTGGAGTGCCCCGAAATGTGCAGGAAAAAAAAGCCTGGGTCAAACCACTGGGAAACAATGACTCAACTCAGAAGCCGAATCCCTCCCCTTCAGAACCACTGCTCCCTCCTCCAAAAGTGACCCAAGGCAGCTGAGTCTGTTGTCCAGAGCGGACATGAggtgctgggggggcgggggggctcctTTCCTCTCAAGGAAGGAAAGGCCTGCGCTTCTGGAAATCAGGCCGGCCTGCTTAGCGCATGGGCATCCTGGTCTCGTGGCCGCAGCCTAGTTTCTGAACTTGAGGACCCTGCCTCTCGGGAACATTGATTTTGTCCCAAACAGCCTCGTAAACAACGCTTAGGATgctgaaaaggaacaaagagaggCGGGCTAGGggagtgaaaacaaaacaaaacccgtAAGCAGCTGGTTTGAAGGCTTTTCTAAATAAATTCCACAGCCTCCCTTCCCTAGGCCCCAGGCCAGGAAATGCCACTTCGCTCATTcctcctgctctttcttctccccacaCTCCCCCCCCGNNNNNNNNNNNNNNNNNNNNNNNNNNNNNNNNNNNNNNNNNNNNNNNNNNNNNNNNNNNNNNNNNNNNNNNNNNNNNNNNNNNNNNNNNNNNNNNNNNNNCCCCCCCAAGGCGGAACTCTTCAAGGGGGGGCAAAgagtccccctccctcccacccccacagatatgcacacacacacacacacacagatacagatGCACctacaggtacacacacacacagtccactGTCCCCAGAGAACCCTTGTCCCTCCAGATCAGGCCACCGATGTGCTGAGGTACGAGCACAATTCCATCTAATACCTGTGTGCTCCTTTTCCTGGGACAAAGAGGAAAGCATCTTGGAGTTCAGCAGAAGAGCAAAGCCATAGTTTTGCCACCGAAAAGCGCGGCCTCGAGCGCCCCTTCTGCGGCCCTGGGTGGTTGGCTGGGACAGCCAGGTTGTCATAGTTACAGGGAGCCTCCAGCGGAGGAATAAAGGAGCCAACGAGgggtctccttcctccctccccccccttgtTTAACTTTGTTATTAGGCCCCCGAGAGTAGTTTTTCTTGACTGCCCGTTTAGAAGAACTCATTAAAGGCGATTCTCTATCCACCTTCCCCCGCGCATCCCCACAGAGATGAAGGAAATGCTCATCAGGGTTGGGGAGCTCCGCGTTCCCCACCTCAGAATGGCTCTGCCATGACTTCCAAATCCACAGGGAGGCATTCCAAACTCACCATTCAAATCAGAAAATGtgcccagggcagccccacaGGCCCTACACCCCGGAGACCGTGCTCAGCCCAACACCCTGCAGCTACCATCCTGAATCTGTGAAGACTTAGGGAACTGGGGGCCCTGCGTTTCCATGCTGCGCTGAGGCCCCAGGTCATGAAGCCCAGGGTGACCACAGGCCACAGGAAAGGAGGCATGCCTAATGCACAGAGAAGCATTTCTAATACAAGAAGGGCTGGAGGCGGACCTGGAAATTGGCCTACGACCAGCCGCAGGATCCTGGCCCCCACTTTCTCACCTGTCAATGTGCCACTTGGAATTTTGGGGCCCCTAGCTGAAAACTCCCTTTGTTCCAAGTCTCCATGATTTCCTCAGTGagagattctcttttttttccacattttttctttaatccactttttaaattattattattatgttaatcacgatacattacgtcattagtttttgatgtagtgttccaagattcattg
The sequence above is drawn from the Neomonachus schauinslandi chromosome 5, ASM220157v2, whole genome shotgun sequence genome and encodes:
- the LITAF gene encoding lipopolysaccharide-induced tumor necrosis factor-alpha factor produces the protein MSVPGSYQAAAGPSSVPTAPPSYDETVAVNSYFPMPPALVPGPTTGLVTGPDGKGMNPPAYYTQPMPGPNANAIAVQTVYVQRPVSFFDRPVQMCCPSCNKVIVTQLSYNAGALTWLSCGSLCLLGCIAGCCFIPFCVDALQDVDHYCPNCKALLGTYKRL